A stretch of DNA from Mesorhizobium onobrychidis:
GCGGTTAGTCCCGAAGATTTGCGATACCGCACCGCGACCAGTGGTGGATGCTCGGATCAAACTTGTTTCTCCAGAAAATCGTCCTCATAGGGAAAGCGCGACAGAAGCTCGGTGCCGGTCTCGGTGACCAGGATCTCGTCCTCGAGCTTGACGCCCTCGCGGCCGCCTTTCTCGCCGATATAGCTCTCGACGCTGACCACCATGCCGGGCACGACAAAGCCGTCGCGGCCATAGGTCTCGTAGTCCATGGCGTGCGCGATGAATGGCGTCTCGCCATGCATGCCGACGCCGTGCATCACCGACGTATAGCGCTGGTCGACGAAGCGGTCCGGGATCTTCCAGGCTTTTTCGGCAATCTCGCGAAACGCCATGCCCGGCCTCACGATCGAGATGTTGTGCTGAACCTGATCGTGTGCCATGCGGTAGAGCGACTTCTGATAATCCGTCGGCTTGCCCGGCCCGCAGCGAAAGGTGCGCGAGAAGTCCGAATAATAGCCGTAGCAGCCGATCGTATCGGTATCCAGCGCCAAAAGTTCGCCCGGCCTGATCTTGCGGCCGCTGGCTTCGTTGAACCACGGGTTGGTGCGCTGACCCGAAGTCAGCAGCCGGGTTTCGATGAACTCGCCGCCTTGCCGGATCACCTCGTGATACATGATGGCGAACAGGTCGTTTTCGGACACACCGGGCTTGATCGCCTCGCGCACCGCGTAGACGGCGGCTTCGGCGCCGGCCATCGACACCTGCAGGCATTTTACTTCTTCGGGCGTCTTGACCGCGCGCACGGCGAGAATTTCACCCTGGCAATCCCGGACCTCGCAGCCGCGCTTTTCCAGCGCCAGCGCCTGCAGATGGCCGCAGCGATCGAGCCCGAGCTTCATCGAGCCGCCGCCATGCGCCTTGAGCAGCTCGGCAATCTCGTCGGCGAAGGGACCTGATGTTTCGTCGTCGCGGCCCGACACCGAAGACCAGACCAGCTTGGACGGACGCGCCTCGTCGATCGTGTCGAGCACCATCGAGACATGATAGCTCTGCGGATATTCGAACAGCACGATCGGCCCTTCGGTCGGGATGAAGAAGTAGCGGGTCGAATTGCGCAGGAAGTAGCCGAACATGTTGCGCGAGCCGGTGGCGTAGCGCTGGTTATAGGGATCGAACAGCACGACGGCGCCATAGCCGGCCTCGCGCATCCAGGCACGCAGCTTGGCAAGCCGCCCCTTGCGCAGCGCGTCCGCATCGATGAAGGACGGCTCGGTGTCGGACAGCCACATGCCGCCGGCCGGATCGGCCGTCGCCGGGTGGCGCATGCGGTCTTTGAAGTCGACGTCCTCGGTGCTGTCGGGGTCGAACACGACAATGCTCATGGGTGCCTCCTGGAAGAAGCCCTGAACATAGCGGTGCGCCGCGATGAGCTTGTGCGGAACACCGCAGATGTTATGCGAAATACCGCTTGACGTCGTTGGGTAGCGCTCTACGGCGCCCCCCTCTGTCCTGCCGGACATCTCCCCCTCAAGGGGGGAGATTGGCTGTCATCGCCGCTTTCGTGAATTTCCACCGTCGCAGGAAGAGCAGAGCATCGAAGCTGCCAACCTCCCCCCTTGAGGGGGAGATGCCCGGTAGGGCAGAGGGGGGGCGCTGTCCCGCCAACGTCCGAAAGGACCTAATGCCTCCGCGCCACCTTCGGCGCATGGCCGTGCTCTTCCCTGAAAGCCCGGGCGAAGCTCGACATCGAGGCAAAGCCGCAGGCGAGCGCCACGTCGCGGACCATCAGCGTGGAATGGGCCAAGAGGTCGGCGGCGCGCTTCAGCCGCAGGCGGCGGTAATAGCCATTGGGCGAGATGCTGAGCTCGGAGCGGAAGTTTCGTTCGAGCTTGTCGGAGGAGACGCCGAGCTTTTCCGCCAGATCCGCCATGCCGAGCCGCTCCTCCACCGCATCCTCCATGATGGCGATGGCCGACAGCACCAGTTCGTTCTGGACGCCGGTGCGTAACCGCAGCGGCATCAGCTTGCGGTCGACGCTGGAGCGCAGCGGGCTGTGCACGAACCATTCGGCGACGCCGGCGGCAAGCTCCGCGCCATAGTCGTTGGTGATAATCTCCAGCATCATGTCGAGGCTGCCGACGCCGCCGGCCGAGGTGAAGCGCTTGCGGTCGATGACGTAGAGATCGCGCCTGAGCTCGATGTCCGGGAACGCCTCGGTGAAGGCCGCCTGGCTGGTCCAGTGCAAGGTGCAGGCATGGCCGTCGAGCAAGCCGGCCCGCGCCAGAAAGAAGGCGGCGTCCGCCACCGCGCCGATATGGGCGCCGCCGCGCAGGCTCCTGCGGATCCAGCTCACGGCATCGTCGGCGACAAGATGATCGGCATCACCGCCCGAACAGACGACGATGCGGTCGACCTTCGGCGCATCGCCGGCAAAAAAGCCGGGCTGGATAACGACGCCGTTCGAGGCCTCGACCGGGCCTTCGGCGGCGCCGACGATGATCCAGCGGTAGCAGTCCCGCTTCGCCAGCACATTCGCCGCACGCAACGGCTCGATGACCGAACTGAACGCCATCATCGGAAAACCGGGGAAGACCAGCACCGCGAAGGTGAGCGGGGCGTCGTTTGCCGTCGGCTGGTCTCGCTCTCGAGTGGTCATGACTTCAACCGTGCCTGTGGGCAATTGCAGGGAAGGCCACAATTCCGCCGGATGCCACTCAGGTCAACGGCGGTGGGTCAGTTTGAAAATTCCATCGCGCCTAGGCGTTGTCGCCTATCTGGCCGAACTCCTAGACTAAATGCTTGCCGAGCATTGGAGATAGTGGTGGGGGCGCTGCGCGGCTCGTGCAAGCAGCGGATTTAGGTAGCTACAATTAGCTTCATGACCTGTTTACGGTCTTCCGGCGACCATTGCTTCGGGTCTTCCCCATGAGCGAACGCGCCGTGAAGTTCGACATGCTTCATCACTTCCGCCTCGGTCTCTGCCGTGAACGTCGCTGGACAAGCCTCGTTTCCCGGATAGTTCCTGCAACGATACGAGTAAGCCATGACTTTCCCTCCCAGGTTGCCCCGATAGCAAAGCGAGGGTACGTCGCCTTTGTCAATTCACAGTTGGATGCGCCAGTCAGCCGGGAAATTTCAAACCGACGCCACTATCCAACAGGGCACGCCCCCCTTCAACTCGCCAGCGCCTGATCCAAATCCGCGATCAAATCGTCGCCATCCTCGATCCCAGCCGACAACCGCACCAGCGAATCCGAAATCCCGATCTCAGCCCGCTTTCCCGCCGGGATCGAGCCATGCGTCATCAGCGCCGGGTGCTCGATCAGGCTTTCGAC
This window harbors:
- a CDS encoding M24 family metallopeptidase; this encodes MSIVVFDPDSTEDVDFKDRMRHPATADPAGGMWLSDTEPSFIDADALRKGRLAKLRAWMREAGYGAVVLFDPYNQRYATGSRNMFGYFLRNSTRYFFIPTEGPIVLFEYPQSYHVSMVLDTIDEARPSKLVWSSVSGRDDETSGPFADEIAELLKAHGGGSMKLGLDRCGHLQALALEKRGCEVRDCQGEILAVRAVKTPEEVKCLQVSMAGAEAAVYAVREAIKPGVSENDLFAIMYHEVIRQGGEFIETRLLTSGQRTNPWFNEASGRKIRPGELLALDTDTIGCYGYYSDFSRTFRCGPGKPTDYQKSLYRMAHDQVQHNISIVRPGMAFREIAEKAWKIPDRFVDQRYTSVMHGVGMHGETPFIAHAMDYETYGRDGFVVPGMVVSVESYIGEKGGREGVKLEDEILVTETGTELLSRFPYEDDFLEKQV
- a CDS encoding GlxA family transcriptional regulator, whose translation is MTTRERDQPTANDAPLTFAVLVFPGFPMMAFSSVIEPLRAANVLAKRDCYRWIIVGAAEGPVEASNGVVIQPGFFAGDAPKVDRIVVCSGGDADHLVADDAVSWIRRSLRGGAHIGAVADAAFFLARAGLLDGHACTLHWTSQAAFTEAFPDIELRRDLYVIDRKRFTSAGGVGSLDMMLEIITNDYGAELAAGVAEWFVHSPLRSSVDRKLMPLRLRTGVQNELVLSAIAIMEDAVEERLGMADLAEKLGVSSDKLERNFRSELSISPNGYYRRLRLKRAADLLAHSTLMVRDVALACGFASMSSFARAFREEHGHAPKVARRH
- a CDS encoding DUF1059 domain-containing protein: MAYSYRCRNYPGNEACPATFTAETEAEVMKHVELHGAFAHGEDPKQWSPEDRKQVMKLIVAT